The Halopseudomonas sabulinigri genome window below encodes:
- the tsaE gene encoding tRNA (adenosine(37)-N6)-threonylcarbamoyltransferase complex ATPase subunit type 1 TsaE, producing the protein MSYTVQVEGENAMQALGAEIARALDGRGVVYLEGNLGMGKTTLSRGMIRGLGHQGAVKSPTFTLVEPYELPAATVYHFDLYRLADPEELEFLGVRDYFSDESLCLVEWPEKGRGVLPRPDLTITISVEGDGRRLLLNGQTEHGQASCHRLQQERSKA; encoded by the coding sequence ATGAGCTACACAGTGCAGGTAGAAGGCGAAAACGCCATGCAAGCGCTAGGCGCTGAGATTGCTCGGGCACTAGATGGGCGTGGTGTGGTCTACCTCGAAGGAAATCTGGGTATGGGCAAGACCACGCTCAGCCGCGGCATGATCAGGGGTTTAGGGCATCAAGGGGCGGTCAAGAGCCCGACGTTTACCCTGGTAGAACCCTACGAGTTGCCTGCGGCAACGGTTTATCACTTTGACCTGTATCGCTTGGCTGACCCAGAAGAGCTGGAATTTCTCGGGGTGCGTGATTACTTCTCGGATGAGAGTCTTTGCCTGGTCGAGTGGCCGGAAAAGGGGCGGGGCGTTTTGCCAAGACCCGACCTGACGATTACCATTAGTGTGGAGGGCGACGGCAGGCGCCTTTTGCTGAACGGTCAGACCGAGCACGGTCAGGCCAGCTGCCATCGATTGCAACAAGAACGGAGTAAGGCATAG
- a CDS encoding NAD(P)H-hydrate dehydratase, with product MPYVLPDRVYTAAQVRELDARLIAAGTLGIELMQRAAEALWQAVQQRWPNQRQMTVLCGGGNNAGDGYLLAKLALQAGWQVVVWAVADPQTLQGDAAWALHAARADGVNIQRWHGQALLAGVLVDALLGTGLSGEVRGDYVDAIAQINAASGPVLSVDLPSGLDADRGVTLGCAVVADLTVTFIGLKLGLLTGEGPDYVGELLFAALVDGEATDPSFERLSMARWAKTLPVRKQAAHKGHFGHLLIVGGGQGMGGAIMLAAEAALCSGAGKISVATRPEHVAPLLSRCPELMVRGIDGVAQLQGLLEQADALVIGPGLGRDSWAQALLEAALAWQGPRVLDADALNLLAERAAPVTLGADTVISPHPAEAARLLAWDNARVQSDRPAALARLVDLLGCSVILKGAGSLVASTDAALPAVCTDGNPGMAVGGMGDVLSGLLGALLAQRIPAARAARYAVLVHALAGESAASGGQVGMRASDMFIPIKALLNQREAE from the coding sequence ATGCCTTACGTTCTGCCCGACAGGGTCTACACCGCCGCCCAGGTCAGGGAGCTGGATGCTCGGCTGATAGCCGCTGGTACCCTGGGCATTGAGCTGATGCAACGTGCGGCCGAGGCCCTGTGGCAAGCCGTGCAGCAGCGTTGGCCCAATCAGCGTCAAATGACGGTGCTATGCGGTGGCGGTAACAACGCCGGCGATGGCTATTTACTCGCGAAGCTGGCGCTGCAGGCTGGTTGGCAGGTGGTGGTCTGGGCTGTTGCCGACCCGCAGACGCTGCAGGGCGATGCGGCGTGGGCTCTGCATGCGGCGCGCGCAGATGGCGTCAATATTCAGCGTTGGCATGGGCAGGCGCTGCTTGCGGGAGTGCTGGTGGATGCCTTGCTCGGCACAGGTTTGTCGGGCGAGGTGAGGGGGGATTATGTTGATGCAATTGCGCAGATCAATGCTGCGAGCGGTCCCGTGTTGTCCGTTGATCTGCCCAGCGGTCTGGACGCAGATCGTGGGGTGACCCTGGGCTGCGCCGTTGTTGCTGATCTGACGGTGACTTTTATCGGCCTCAAACTGGGCCTGTTGACCGGTGAGGGGCCAGATTATGTGGGAGAGCTGCTGTTCGCCGCGCTTGTTGACGGCGAGGCAACGGATCCCAGCTTTGAGCGCTTGAGCATGGCGCGCTGGGCCAAAACCCTACCAGTACGCAAGCAGGCGGCTCACAAGGGGCACTTTGGTCATCTGCTGATTGTCGGCGGGGGCCAGGGTATGGGCGGCGCCATTATGCTGGCGGCAGAGGCTGCGTTGTGCAGCGGGGCTGGCAAGATCAGCGTGGCGACGCGACCTGAGCATGTCGCGCCTTTGCTCAGTCGCTGTCCGGAGTTAATGGTGCGCGGTATCGACGGGGTAGCACAGTTGCAAGGGCTGCTGGAGCAGGCCGATGCACTGGTGATAGGTCCGGGCCTGGGGCGCGACAGCTGGGCGCAGGCGCTGTTGGAGGCCGCGCTGGCATGGCAGGGTCCGCGTGTGCTGGATGCCGATGCATTGAATTTGCTGGCAGAGCGCGCTGCACCGGTGACCCTTGGTGCCGACACCGTTATTTCTCCACATCCGGCGGAGGCCGCGCGGTTGCTGGCATGGGACAATGCGCGCGTGCAGTCGGATCGGCCCGCTGCGTTGGCGCGCCTGGTTGATCTGCTGGGTTGCTCGGTAATTCTCAAGGGTGCCGGGAGTCTGGTGGCCAGCACCGATGCGGCGTTGCCGGCAGTCTGTACTGATGGCAATCCGGGTATGGCTGTCGGCGGCATGGGTGATGTGTTATCTGGCTTGCTCGGTGCGCTGCTGGCACAGCGCATTCCCGCCGCGCGGGCAGCGCGTTATGCTGTGCTGGTGCACGCCCTTGCGGGTGAAAGCGCCGCCAGTGGTGGGCAAGTGGGTATGCGGGCGAGCGATATGTTCATCCCCATCAAGGCATTGTTGAATCAACGGGAAGCAGAATGA
- the orn gene encoding oligoribonuclease — translation MQSPDNLIWIDLEMTGLDPDNDVIIEIATIVTDANLNVLAEGPAIAVKQPDAMLDGMDEWNTRQHGGSGLTQRVRDSKVNAAEAEQQTLAFLREWVPAGRSPMCGNSICQDRRFLYRGMRELEEYFHYRNLDVSTLKELAARWAPEVKNGFKKQSSHLAMDDIRDSIAELQHYREHFIKF, via the coding sequence ATGCAAAGCCCCGATAACCTCATCTGGATCGATCTGGAAATGACCGGGCTGGACCCGGACAACGATGTCATCATTGAAATCGCCACCATTGTGACCGACGCCAACCTGAACGTGCTGGCCGAGGGGCCGGCGATTGCGGTCAAGCAGCCCGATGCCATGCTCGATGGCATGGATGAATGGAATACCCGCCAGCATGGCGGCTCCGGTCTGACCCAGCGGGTGCGCGACAGTAAAGTCAATGCTGCCGAGGCGGAACAGCAGACCCTGGCGTTCCTGCGCGAATGGGTGCCGGCGGGCCGTTCGCCCATGTGTGGCAACAGCATCTGCCAGGATCGCCGCTTCCTGTATCGCGGCATGCGTGAGCTGGAGGAGTACTTCCATTACCGCAATCTGGATGTCTCGACCCTGAAGGAACTGGCGGCGCGCTGGGCGCCGGAAGTGAAAAACGGCTTCAAGAAGCAGAGTAGCCATCTGGCCATGGACGATATTCGCGACTCCATTGCCGAGCTGCAGCATTATCGCGAGCACTTTATCAAGTTCTGA
- the rsgA gene encoding small ribosomal subunit biogenesis GTPase RsgA, protein MAKRHLTRRQSWRIEKIQGERAARADRRADKAEQSLLGGDLGPEQNGLVIAHFGVQMDVEATDGSNVGEVRRCYRRANLPALVTGDKVIWRADNQGSGVIVAQLPRQTELCRPDHRGQLKPVAANVDLLVIVFAPLPTPYANLIDRYLVAAEQAGLEPLLVMNKSDLLDAQQHGELLQWLSDYAALGYRVLSLSAGDGTGMDDLKATLKNRISVFVGQSGVGKSSLINVLLPGEDLRVGALSEQTGKGTHTTTTAKLFHFPAGGDLIDSPGIREFGLMHISQDELLDGFIEFRPYLGTCRFRDCRHQQEPGCALLGAVADGKIAKARMASYRHILSTLDAD, encoded by the coding sequence ATGGCCAAGCGACACCTTACCCGGCGCCAAAGCTGGCGCATTGAAAAAATCCAGGGCGAGCGCGCCGCGCGCGCCGACCGCCGCGCCGACAAGGCCGAGCAGAGTTTGCTGGGCGGCGACCTGGGCCCGGAACAAAACGGCCTGGTGATCGCCCACTTTGGCGTGCAGATGGATGTAGAAGCCACCGACGGCAGCAACGTTGGCGAGGTGCGCCGCTGCTATCGCCGCGCCAACCTGCCGGCACTGGTCACCGGCGACAAGGTAATCTGGCGGGCCGACAACCAGGGCTCTGGCGTCATTGTGGCGCAACTGCCCAGGCAGACAGAGCTCTGCCGCCCGGACCATCGCGGCCAACTGAAGCCCGTGGCGGCCAACGTCGACCTGCTGGTGATTGTGTTCGCGCCACTGCCCACGCCCTACGCCAATCTGATTGATCGCTATCTGGTTGCCGCGGAACAGGCCGGGCTGGAACCCCTGCTGGTGATGAACAAGTCCGACCTGCTCGACGCCCAGCAACACGGGGAGCTGCTGCAATGGCTGAGCGACTACGCGGCGCTGGGCTACCGGGTACTCAGCCTTTCTGCTGGCGACGGCACGGGTATGGACGACCTCAAAGCCACACTGAAAAACCGCATCAGCGTATTTGTCGGGCAGTCGGGGGTGGGTAAATCATCGCTGATCAACGTTCTTCTGCCGGGCGAGGACCTGCGCGTGGGCGCCCTCTCAGAACAGACCGGCAAGGGTACGCATACCACCACTACCGCCAAACTGTTCCATTTCCCGGCGGGCGGTGACCTCATCGACTCGCCCGGTATTCGCGAGTTCGGCTTGATGCATATCAGCCAGGATGAGCTGCTTGACGGTTTTATCGAATTTCGCCCCTACCTTGGCACCTGCCGTTTCCGCGACTGCCGCCATCAGCAGGAGCCTGGCTGCGCGCTGCTTGGCGCCGTCGCCGACGGCAAGATAGCCAAAGCACGCATGGCCAGCTATCGGCATATTCTGTCGACGCTGGACGCCGACTAA
- the queG gene encoding tRNA epoxyqueuosine(34) reductase QueG yields the protein MSESIDYHDLAEQIRSLASQLGFQQLGISAPDIGEHEQHLEQWLDAGYHGEMDWMASHGSKRTQPVELVPGTQRVISVRMDYLPGDSSMAQRLSEPDAAYISRYALGRDYHKLIRRRLQKLADAIQALIGPFGYRAFVDSAPVMERALAAGSGLGWIGKNSMLINRKAGSYFFLGELYTDLPLPIDAPQQSEHCGKCTACLERCPTQAFVGDKVLDARRCISYLTIELKGAIPTELRAPMGNRVFGCDDCQLVCPWNRFAKPTDEADFSPRHRLDQASLAELFRWDEATFLANTEGSPIRRIGHERWLRNLAVGLGNASSSIPVIEALKARRNHPSELVREHVAWALQQHGSSAAAD from the coding sequence ATGTCCGAATCCATCGATTATCACGACCTTGCCGAGCAGATCCGTAGTCTGGCCAGCCAACTCGGCTTCCAGCAACTGGGCATCAGTGCGCCGGACATCGGGGAGCATGAGCAGCATCTGGAACAGTGGCTCGACGCCGGTTACCACGGCGAGATGGATTGGATGGCCAGCCACGGCAGCAAGCGCACTCAACCGGTAGAACTGGTACCCGGCACGCAACGGGTGATTTCCGTGCGCATGGACTATCTGCCAGGCGACAGCAGCATGGCACAACGCCTCAGCGAGCCCGACGCAGCCTATATTTCACGTTACGCGCTGGGACGCGACTATCACAAACTGATCCGCCGACGGCTGCAGAAACTGGCCGACGCTATCCAGGCGTTGATCGGGCCATTCGGCTACCGCGCCTTTGTCGACAGCGCACCGGTTATGGAGCGTGCGCTGGCGGCTGGCTCCGGCTTAGGCTGGATCGGCAAGAACAGCATGCTGATCAACCGCAAGGCCGGCAGCTATTTCTTCCTGGGCGAGCTCTATACCGATCTGCCGCTCCCGATCGATGCGCCCCAACAAAGCGAACATTGCGGCAAATGCACCGCCTGCCTGGAGCGCTGCCCAACCCAGGCTTTTGTCGGCGACAAGGTGCTCGATGCACGGCGCTGCATCTCCTACCTGACCATCGAACTGAAAGGCGCGATTCCCACCGAATTACGCGCACCTATGGGCAACCGGGTGTTTGGCTGCGATGACTGCCAACTGGTGTGCCCCTGGAACCGCTTTGCCAAACCCACCGATGAAGCCGACTTCAGTCCGCGTCACCGCCTGGATCAGGCGAGCCTGGCGGAATTGTTCCGCTGGGATGAGGCTACCTTCCTGGCCAATACCGAGGGTTCGCCCATTCGCCGCATTGGTCATGAGCGCTGGTTACGCAACCTGGCAGTGGGGCTGGGCAATGCCAGCAGCAGCATCCCGGTGATCGAAGCACTCAAGGCACGCCGCAACCACCCCTCCGAACTGGTCCGCGAGCACGTCGCCTGGGCGCTGCAACAACACGGCAGCAGCGCCGCCGCTGACTGA